A genome region from Candidatus Abyssobacteria bacterium SURF_5 includes the following:
- a CDS encoding HAD family hydrolase gives MKDKFLTGKIPWKKIAQKVSAKLPPEVLLGPAEGEDAALIQVGGEIWAVASDPITFTSKDAGKLSVFVNANDVAVRGATPLYFTAIILISPEHAEEDSIYELLDEIRTTCETMGIVLIGGHTEVTAGLPQTIIAGTMLGKVAGRPITTGGLRHGDLIGMTKWAGLEGTTILLTDFEDRLRDIHGPEFVNEFRSAAGENWLSILPEAATAAKSPSVTSLHDITEGGIGEALHEMEAASGLLLKVDPESIPILPATKMVCADFGMNPFGLIGSGSLLIGCSPEGKEELERALAEKNVPFTWIGRALNAEPGAKEPGVKEPGVKEPATKESGVKEPGVKEAGAKKPAMKEPGDFLLWKRGIKGDFKDLPAAVPRFERDEILKARLLEGLEAVVFDMDGTVIHSTYDWAAMRTQFNVGAGSIIEHLNNLQEPERESRLAELREIERSASIIAHVKEGAADLLALLKRKGIKTALVTNNSDENAHYLIEKFGLAFDVVITRDSGLYKPSGAPVAEAVRRMNARLEKTLCVGDSLYDILACRDAGCGWVCILYDDKKVYSSTADLSFPDIHALIRYFTLAL, from the coding sequence ATGAAAGACAAATTCTTGACGGGCAAAATACCCTGGAAAAAGATTGCGCAGAAAGTGAGCGCCAAATTGCCGCCGGAGGTCCTGCTCGGGCCGGCCGAGGGAGAGGATGCCGCTCTCATTCAGGTCGGCGGCGAAATTTGGGCGGTTGCTTCCGACCCCATTACGTTCACTTCAAAAGACGCGGGCAAGCTGTCGGTTTTCGTGAACGCCAATGACGTGGCCGTCCGCGGAGCGACCCCCCTCTATTTCACCGCCATCATCCTTATTTCGCCCGAGCACGCGGAGGAGGACTCCATCTATGAACTCCTGGATGAAATCCGGACGACGTGCGAAACGATGGGAATCGTCTTGATCGGCGGACACACCGAGGTGACCGCCGGTCTGCCACAAACCATCATCGCGGGAACTATGCTCGGAAAAGTCGCCGGACGACCGATCACGACCGGCGGACTCCGGCATGGCGATCTGATCGGCATGACCAAATGGGCCGGTCTCGAGGGAACGACCATCCTTCTCACAGATTTCGAGGATCGCCTGCGCGACATTCATGGACCTGAGTTTGTCAATGAGTTTCGTTCCGCCGCCGGAGAAAACTGGCTCAGTATCCTCCCCGAAGCAGCAACAGCCGCCAAGTCCCCCTCTGTCACCTCGCTCCACGATATAACCGAAGGCGGCATCGGAGAGGCACTGCATGAGATGGAAGCGGCATCCGGCCTTCTCCTGAAAGTTGACCCCGAGAGCATCCCTATACTTCCTGCAACGAAAATGGTGTGCGCCGATTTCGGGATGAATCCGTTCGGACTCATCGGATCGGGAAGCCTCCTCATCGGATGTTCGCCCGAGGGAAAAGAAGAACTCGAGCGGGCGCTCGCCGAAAAAAACGTCCCCTTCACCTGGATCGGAAGAGCGCTGAACGCAGAACCCGGCGCGAAAGAACCCGGCGTAAAGGAACCCGGTGTGAAGGAACCCGCCACGAAAGAATCCGGTGTGAAGGAACCCGGCGTGAAAGAAGCTGGCGCGAAAAAGCCCGCCATGAAAGAACCCGGCGATTTCCTCCTTTGGAAAAGGGGGATTAAGGGGGATTTTAAAGATTTACCTGCGGCTGTGCCCCGCTTCGAGCGGGATGAAATCCTGAAGGCAAGACTGCTGGAAGGGCTCGAGGCCGTCGTGTTCGACATGGACGGCACCGTGATCCACTCCACCTACGACTGGGCCGCCATGCGCACGCAGTTCAATGTCGGCGCCGGCTCCATCATCGAACATCTCAACAACCTTCAGGAGCCCGAAAGAGAATCCAGGCTGGCGGAGCTGCGCGAGATCGAGCGCTCGGCCAGCATTATCGCGCATGTAAAAGAGGGCGCAGCAGACTTGCTCGCCCTCCTCAAGAGAAAAGGCATAAAAACCGCTCTTGTCACCAACAACTCGGATGAGAACGCTCATTACCTCATCGAGAAGTTCGGACTCGCCTTCGATGTCGTCATCACGCGGGACTCGGGCCTTTACAAGCCATCGGGTGCACCCGTCGCCGAGGCCGTCAGGCGCATGAACGCGCGCCTCGAAAAGACGTTGTGTGTGGGCGATTCGCTCTACGATATCCTCGCCTGCCGCGATGCGGGCTGCGGATGGGTCTGCATCCTCTACGACGACAAAAAGGTATACTCATCCACTGCCGATCTGAGTTTCCCGGATATCCATGCCCTCATCAGGTACTTCACTTTGGCACTCTGA